The Phoenix dactylifera cultivar Barhee BC4 unplaced genomic scaffold, palm_55x_up_171113_PBpolish2nd_filt_p 000340F, whole genome shotgun sequence nucleotide sequence CCCTTTGTAGTTCGCGAGAGCCCTAAAGCTCCCCGGAAGTGGGCGCGGATGGCTGGGATGAGGAGATGTGAACGTGGAGCTTGCTGTGATGCAAGGATGCCCTGTGAacggatggatggatggacgTGGATGAGCTGGAAAGATCGCGAACTCCGAAAGCTGCGGACGCTGAAGAAGCGGACTGATGGATTGCTATTCGGAAGCTGATTCGGAGGGAACGGACGGAGTAGATGCATCGCTGGAGGAAGCGGATCGCGGAATGATGCGGATTTGGAAGCTGTCCACAAGGAAGAATCTGCTGAGACGCAGGGACGCGGACGCGGAAAGGAGCTGATCGCACGTGGAGAGGAAGCTGGGATGCTGGAAGGCTGGAACGCGGAGATGCTTGGAGATCTGATCGCGAATTCGGGAGCTAGAGCTCGTGAGATGCGTGGGAGGATCAGTCGGACGTGTGGGATCGCACGCGGACGAAAGCTGGGACGTTGCAGTGAATGCGAAAACAGAAGATTGTGGGGTGCTGGAATTTGGGATGTGATCACGGATGGCTGAATATGGAAGGATGTCGATCGTGGGATGCTGGCGATGTTGTGATGCATCGCGGGATGAAGTCAGGATGCAGGCCCTGGGAGATGCTGTAAACGCCACGGATGGAGCGGGAAGAATCACAAACGGGCGGTTGGGATTCGGATGATGTGCTAGTGGGGAGAGAAATCCGGAAACGCGTGAGAGCTGGACGCTTGGGCTCGCGGAAGAAGCTGAGACGCTTGAACGCGAAGATGCTCGCAAATGGCTGGATGAAGCTGTGGATGCGGAAGAGCTGGGAGCAGGGCCTTGGATGCGGGAACCTGAGATCTGGAGGTGGATCACGGACACCTGGGGGATTTGATCGCAAATCCGGAAGCATGGGATGCAGATGGGGAAGGAATCACGGATGCGGAGGATGCTTCACGAAAGAATGAAGCTGCGACGAAGTGGACGGGTGTAGACATGCGTTGCTCGAGTGCAAATGTGCTTGACTAGGTTTAATTATGCTCCAGCATGATCTGGCTTGGGGTCATGCATCATCCCAATTTGTAccaatgcgcatttaaactctgatttacgataatctgtgccaaataaaaatataaaattaatgcaacacttttatcattatttgttagcaataaaactaatttaagtgattgtgtagatcgcacttttgtgctctcatcaacatAATCGAATCTCCCACTCTTCGGAAACAATATCCATCCTATAAAGTTGTGAAGCAATCTCATCTCAATTAAGGAAGAACTAGCTACCAGATCATCAGAATAGTCTATCTCATCTCTCTCTATGATCATCTGTAGAGCTCTAATCTTGTCCTTTGATTTGTCTGGTATGGCACTCTTACATGGGAGATGGAGCAGATGTCCTAGACTCTGCTCAGTAACGTGGATCTGAATCCCACAGACCTCGGACACGAGCCCTCCCGCACCCGACCCGTAGGGAAGCATAAAACTCACGAACTAATTCCGGGTGGGTCTGTAGATCTAGGGAGCAGAGGTACTCCTATCTCTGTTGTTGGATCCATCTACTCAATCTAAATCCCTCTTGATCTAAAAATTCAAAGTTTATTCTTCTACCTGTTGTGACTGGTCTTTCCGCATATTTGGCAAGCAAAACTGAAGGGGAAGGAGGTTGGAGAGGCTTCACACGTGCTTCGGCTCATGGAGGAACAGTATCTTGCCTCCTAGCATCCTCCTCTACTGTAGATGGCCTTGCAACCCTCCTAGCACGCTTGGccacggctcttttgggtcccatctTCACCTAATCTTTCCTTAGAATTGATCTACCGGCTTGGGAATGGGTGGAGTAAGGTTTTATCGGTGATTGGAGTTGAATGGAGGGGAGGAAATAGGGTTTCTAGTACTTTAGAGGGAAAGAAATGCCGTAAGAATAGCTTTCGGCCGGGCCCTAAAAGGAAGGGTCCCGccgtcgagtcgaccctagctATTGCTTGGGTTGGGTTGACTCCACTGGGATCTTGGGTCAACCCGAGGTTAGgccaaaaatcaaattttttttaatgtttttttcttttaatctgATCTTTACCAAACTTTCATAGATCAACAGTGTTCATTAGAGGAATCCCTAGGTTGATTATTTGCATGATGTTTCACAAGATTTTAAAGAAGAGAGGTGCGTATCATGAGACATTTGACCATGACTATGCAAAGGGATCACAAATtcctaattctctccttagcaTGCAAATCTTTCCTTATTGAGGGGCTTTGTGAATATATCTGCTAGttgtttttcagtacatgtATGctcaatatttatatttttattttgcacatgatctcttatgagtgatattttatttcaatatgttttattttagagtgttgaactggatttttagttaaattgattgcgcttgtgttatcacatttatgagaatcttatcaagcttaattccataatcctttaattgttgcttaagccataatacttgagcaacTTTGAACTTCTAATTTGTACTTGTGAGATTTGCTAATCTTTAGCTTGTATTGgtgccttctctctctctctctctctctctttctcacacgTGCACGCATCTCTTACTCGCCCACTTGCTCTTGCTCTTGGGCAGTAGTTTCTACTAGGCATGCATTGAGACTTGAGATCTTGAATCAAATGAGAATAAGCTTCACTATGCCAGATATTAGGCTTCAATAATAACCAATGATATTATTGAACTGTGATAATTTTCAACATCTTAATGTGTGAGATAATTTTGATGACGCATGATCTTAAAAGGCATAAAATATTGCTATGTAAGTTGGTTACcatggcaaaagttttatttgCAATTTAGCTGTGGTGATTCAGAGTTTGATACTGAAGGTCAAGCATTTTTCTTCCTAAATGATGTTCTGCATATTTATCTCTTCTTGCTTACATTGATTGAAGAATATAGATTTGTTTTTAAGGCATGCCTTTTGCCATTATATGGTGATACATGATTGACCTTCTTGTCTTGCATGCATGTTTTCCTGAAATATTGAAGGAAGCAAGAGCACTCCTTGGGAGGCTGGAATATCAGAGAGGCAATGTGGAATCTGCTCTTCGTGTATTTGATGGAATAGACCTCCAGACCGCCATACAGCGTTTGCAACCCACCTTCTCTGAAAAGCCTGCTTCAAGGCGGAACCGTTCACGTACTGAGTCAATACACCAGGTCTCTCAGCATGCTGCTAGCCTTGTCCTTGAAGCCATATACTTGAAGTCCATGTCCCTTCAAAGGCTTGGCAAAGCCACTGGTATGGATTCAAAATTATTTATGACCTGATTTATTACAAAACTCCCATGAAGATACATTaacttagcttttttttttcctcctttattTCTATCTGTTTCTATGGCATTTGTGTTACAATAACAAGGAAAGCACAGATTTTTAAGAAAGATTTCTTGTTTGTTGCAGAAGCTGCTCAGGAATGCAAAAGTGTCCTTGATGCTGTGGAAAAAATATTCCAACATGGCATACCAGATGTGCTGGTGGAACAAAAGTTACAGGAAACTGTTAGTAAGGCTGTGGAGGTCCTTCCAGAACTATGGAAGCAAGCTGGGCGCCATCAGGAAGCTTTAGCTTCTTACAGACGTGCTCTTCTCAGCCAATGGAATCTTGATGAAGAATGCTGTGTAAGGATTCAGAAAAGGTTTGCTGTATTTTTGTTGTATGGTGGTGTAGAAGCTAGCCCACCCAGTTTGGCTTCCCAAGTTGAAGGTTCGTTCATTCCTAAGAACAATTTGGAAGAGGCTATTTTACTTTTAATGATATTGCTAAGGAAATGGTACCTTGGTAAGACTGAATGGGATCCTTCAGTGATGGAGCACTTTACTTTTGCACTATCCCTATGTGGTGAGACTTCTGTATTGGGAAGGCACTTTGAAGAGGTCATGCCAGGAATATATCCCCGCTGTGAAAGGTGGTACAGTTTGGCTCTTTGTTACAGTGGAGCAGGGCAGAACAGATCTGCTCTGAATTTGTTGAGAAAGTCTTTAAACAGGCATGAAAGCCCTAATGATATAATGGCATTGTTATTGGCTGCTAAGATCTGTAGTGACGATTGTCTTCTTGCTTCAGAGGGAGTAGAATATGCCAGGAGAGCTATCACAAATGCTCGCAATGGAGATGAGCATCTAAAGTGTGTAGGTCTCCGTTTCTTGGGTACTTGTTTGGCGAAACAAGCTAAAATTGCTTTGTCAGACCATGCGAGGATTCGCTTGCAGGCCGAGGCTTTAAGGTCGCTAGATGAGGCAATTGCACTTGACTGCCATAACCCAGATTTGATTTTTGACTTAGGCCTCGAATATGCTGAACAGCGCAATATGAATGTTGCACTCCGATGTGCAAAAGAGTTTATTGATGCAACTGGTGGATCAATATCTAAAGGTTGGCGATTGTTTGCTTTGGTTCTGTCTGCTCAACAACGATATTCAGAGGCTGAAGTTGTTACTGATGCTGCATTAGATGAGACTGCAAAGTGGGAACAGGGACCATTACTTAGAATTAAGGCTAAATTGAAAGTAGCTCAATCATCACCAACAGATGCAGTTGAAGCATATCGTTTCTTGCTTGCTCTTGTTCAAGCCCAAAGAAAGACCTTCGGATCTTCCAAGAACAGCACTCAGGTTTGCCTTGTTTCTGAGATATGTAGAttttttctggatttttttttgtacttTCTTTTGCTCTCCTTTCTGCAACATGTTCTTATGATAATTTAATCTACTACTCACATCCCCTTTGATATGACTTCTGACATGTGATTCAGAAGATTTATTCAAGGCTTCAAGCCCAAAATGGTAGAGGTCCACTTTTTCATTTTTCGCTTCATAATCTGAAGGACTTCCTATACAAATGGGCACCacttctctcttctcctctctatgCATGTGCCTGCCTTTTTTTTAGCACAAGTGCAACTgctaaccccattttttggctCTTAATTGGTTGAAAGAATCATTTGGGAAAATCAACTGAGATGGTATATGGTGCAACTTAGATTTTTGGAGGGCTTGGTGGAAACAAGGGGCTTAGTTTTGGACCAAAGGGGTGGAAAGAGAAGGGAAGAACCTGCATTATTGTGGACAGAAGTGTTTATAATGCATGCTGAAAAAGCTTAGAgtgataagcaaatataacctTGAACTTATATGACTCTGAAAAAATAATCTGCAAAACCAACTCAAATAGTTGGCGTAAGGCTAATAATTATGAACAATTTAAAAGAAAGGAAGACACAACAATTTTCTAAActcccaatccatttctggctTGTTCTTGTTGGCATACAACATTGAAAATTCTGTGTGGAGATTAGATTGTTATCTGAAATGGTGATTGGATTTGAAATTTGGGTTTGGAGTAAGTACTAACGAGAGTGGACTATGCTAAAGAGTATGTAGGGGTAACATGCTGTTTCCTTTGCTGCTGTTATCTGTATTGTATAGAGTCAAGTGTAGACTTTTGTACCAAGTTGCCGAGCCTTTTCGACAGTGTTTCCATTCTGAGTAGCTGAAATTAGGCTAGATGGTTATAGTCATGGATtagtcaaaattaaaaaaagacagAGCAACTGCATGTGTTCTTAATTGGTGTTTTGTTACACATGGTCGGAATTTTTTGTTGATGAATTCCTCTGTTGATTCAACAATATCTGGAATAGGGGCTATGGATTGaaaattttttcttcaaatttGTGCCAGCAAGAATTAGCTGTTATTAGGAGTTCACAGGAGTAGCACTGCCAAGAACTGGCTGTGCTAGTGAGTTTATGAGTAGGGTCTGTTACATTCTGCAACCTGTTGTCTATAGTGAATAAGTGCAGGCTGTTCTAAATGTCATTTATTGTCCACAGGGGCTTTAAATTATCACTTGCCATTCCAAATAGATGGGATAAAACTTGATGATCATGGTCATGGTTTGATCAAAAGGAAAACAGAAGTAGCAAGTTTCTGTACTTGTATGATtagttttttgtttgtttttggtGGGATTCCATTTGGCTGGAGTTTGTGATTATTATCTGAAGCAAGAAGCAATGTTTGGAAATTTTGGCTTGTGGTGAGATTTTACAAGATGGTGGAACTGTCCCAAACTGCTCAGTATGTACTGGCGGCAGACTGGGACGGTTTCGGCCTTAAAATCAATAAACCAAcaaaggagggggagagggagaaggaaagagagaaaaagacagaaaaagagggagcgagggagagggagagggaggaagggagggagagagagggagagggtagCGGCGAGAGAGGGTTGCCGGACCAAAGCCAAGGGAGCGGCGAGAGATGGCTTTCGAAGCTCTCTCTTCTCTATGAAGTTGGAATAGCGGCGGAGCCCCTATTTCAAAAGGAAATAGGGCTTTGGCccacttttatattttttttgaatttttttaagtgaagtcaatggtcctctctccctcctccctcAGCTCTGTTTCGGCAGCCCTTGCTGACCgttgccctctctctctctctctctctctctctccccctcctttcctccctctctttctcttttcccctttctctctctctctctgttttcctctcttttcttcttactctccccctctctctgccTCTCTCACTGTCGCCCTCTCCCACTCTCCCTtcatccctctccctctccctctcccttcctcccttcctccccctttctctcttcttctctctcctccctcttcctgTCTGTTTCCGGTTTCCCTGTTGGTTCATGCTAGAATGGCACGACGTGCGGGTGTATTGTACCATATCGCTGGCTTATAGGCATAGGTGCTGGTTCCAGTGCTGCAGACCTTGCTTGGGAGTTTGCAATTTGTTAACTGTGAGATAAAATGACTATGTTGAATGATACTTTATTCAGTGACACTCTTCACTTTGGAACAGTCAACTTGGATCATTTGATTTATTGTGCTCACTATGTGTGGTCTAGCAAGAACACTCATtaattaaaagttcattgcatgtATAATTCTGTTTCTGTAACTATAGCTTTTCCATGTGGTGCCTCATTGTTTGCTTCTGTCCTGGATATGACAGAAGAAACAAGAGGTGTTAGATTTAACTACAACCACAAAATTTATCTTGTATGGATGTTGTTTGCTCGACAAAAATCACTAATATCATCATATTTTTCAAACACTTGATTTACTATAGCTTTGTGGAAACATTTTTAGAACtttcatttatatttgcatGGGTCTTCTCTTTTCAGATCATCTTATGTAAATTTGAGTCCTCTTGAGTGCCAAACATTCCTTCATTGTTCAACTCACATGTAATGGCCTTTTCCACCTTTTTCTTGCCTATTGTTTGTTGGTTGTTACATTTTTACTTGATGATTAAGTTTTGCTTCACTGTCTGAACACATAATGGTGAATCTTTTAAATATATATCTAATTCATGGACAGCGTTAAGAGAACAGATtgatatttttctatttctttctgTTTTGAGTCATGTTGATACAGTACATTTTGCTCCAATATTACTTGCTGAGGAAAAAAAGTCCAATGATAGATGCTTGGCTACAGAAACCATAAAAATATGATGTGATTtgctcttttcttcctttttttgtggTGAGGGGatgaatgattcataatcagaAGAATAtcctgtttcatttgaatcaagaaaaaaagagttagagagagagggaaTACACGACTTACTAGGTGTGAATCAATTAATCAATCATTGGCTGATAGTTGGGATAGGGAAGCTGGATACAAGAAATGTATTAATTACTTGTATATTGATGCCATGTGTTTGTGCACGTGCAATAGGAGAAAATTCGTAAAACTAGAAAATGATATCTTTTCTTGTCCTTAGGAAAATTCACTAGGATTAGGAAAAAGAGTAAGAATGAAAACCAATGTTCGCTGTACCAGTACCAGGATCCATAACGATTAGTAGATGGTATGGTACAGTACCGGTTcaataccgtaccgacactcggtattccaatttgactatttttttttgttttttattctcatttttttgatttgtatttaaaagttttattgGTTTGTTATCCAATTTATGATTTTCACTTAGTTTTGGTGTCTTTTTATCATGAAATAGAACTGCGACCTGCCCAACCAATGTCTTTACAAGTAAAAATACATGCAATACAATAAATTGAATTGATTTTAATGTACTTAAAGTACAAAATATGTACTAACATCTAAAATCTGGTGGATTGTCAATGTGACTAGTGGACGTTAGGATCATAATAGtacttgttgctggaaattggacccgggggcgaccgtcggccGAAAGGGAGGAGCTCTGCTACCTGAGTGGCGGGTGGCGATTTGTcaacgggcggcgtcctcctggagacctgcaagaagccggtggccgggcttttccggcgccggccctccgatgcttaagtcagagggggggcttaattttggaggagAGAGATCGAGGGAGCCAGAGAGGGCCCAAAAGTCCCCCCCTAAAATGGAggagttccccttttatagggggcttggttacctgtgatgtgatagaGCAAATGGCTTGTCGTACAATTGTGCATTAATACCCGATCGTGTAAATCAATGATGTTAATCATGTTACTATAGGAGATTAGGCCGAAGCTCAAGTCGTCGTGGAGACATGCCATCATTTGTAGGCATGCGGATTTGCCGTGGGAGACTCGATGTCCGTAGGCGACGGAAGCTATAcgctttgattgttgagtaagccgaggGCCTGCAGgggccatacgctttgattgtTGAGCGAACCGGGTGTCTGTACGACCCATACACATTAATTGTCGGTGAAGACGAAGCGTAATCTTTCGACCGTGCCGCGGGAGGACGTAATCTCAGTGTGTAGCTCAGGTGTTCTCGGGTTGGTTAGACTATTCAAGTATCTCCAAGCCGGAGGTCCGCTCGGTCGGCCCCTGCTCGGAggggtctgctcggtcggcccctgctcggaggggtctgctcggtcggcccCTGCTCGGAGGGGTCTGCTCACCAAAGCGTAGCGACactttttccccccaacactaccccccgacttccgagttcgagctgctcgGGATttcgagcgcgggaagtagtttcGGTGGTGTTAATGTGGTTTAGGGGATTTTGAATTACTGCGCGTTTCAAGACGCTTTTAATAGGCAGCGCTTCTTTCTCCAGAGACGTTTTATCATCTCCCTTTTCGTTTTTCGAAGCGTCCTCgcatcgtgggctcatgatgagaCCACACGATCCGATGCGACGCTTCTGTATTCGAAGTGTCGGTTCGGGTTAAATGCGGCGCCTTTAACTTCTAGAGTTGACGCGTGTCGCGATCTGAGCAGGGAGTAGCGCTCCGTTTCACAGATCCGAGTCGTCTAAggggtatatatatacatattcttCTCGAGTCGTCTCCTCCTATTGCCTTCATCTTCCCATTTCCTTCTCAGTCCGAAGTAACCGATCTCCGGCAAACTCCACAGGTCTTTTTTATCCGCCCGGAACCctttcttctctccttttttttttctaatgggTCCCGGTCCGAGCGACATCAAGTCCACAATGAGTGAGTTAGAGGTTGAGATGGTCGAGGAGTGGTTTTTTCCTCGacgagggttccgtttggagcccgccGGATTGGGGGATCGAGTAACGAACCCCCcagtaggccggatcggagtgtaccTGGAGGCCCTCTGGGCCAGCCTACGGTTTCCCTTCCATGGGTTCGTGAACGAGTTGCTTGCGGAGTACCAGCTGGTCTCGGCGCAACTCGCTCCGAACGCATGGAGGACGATCGTTGGGTTCCTGTCGCTGTGCCTGGCGTACGGAATTCCGACCTCCGTGAAtgttttccggcgactttttatgttAAAGTCAAACCCGGAAGATGGAGAGTCGCTCTAtgtcgcccttcgggcgggtcggccactcttccatGGCGCTCCGTCGTCCATTCACGACTGgaagaagaaaattttctttctggGCTCCGAGCGGAcgtgggggtttgaccctaggTGGAGGCCGAGCCGACTCAGGACAGTCAACAAAATCCCTAGGCTTTCCACGCGCGAGCAGGGGATCCTCGACGCCGTTAGCAGCCTTGGGGACGGTATTCTGCTGAGTGGCCTCATAAGCGAGGACGCTCTAGTGAATGTAGGCCTGAGCTCGAcgcgtcctcagggtaagggtaaCAATAGGAAgtctctttttcctcttttttctttaacattCTGCGTTCTAATCCTGCTCGTCCTCGCAGACATCGCGAAAATGGTAACCAAGAGCGAAGTTCTGTACGCCCGGTTCCGGAAGAGAGCTGCGGAGCTCGGAGGAGAGCCGCTCGAACCAAAGAAGAAGGCCAAGGTTTCTGCTCCTCAAGTCGACCCCTCTGAAGCTACTAAGAGGGGAGGTCCGAGCTCCGAGCCTCGAGGCTCGGGAGGGGTGACTATGGTGCTAGCGTGCCCGACGCCAATCTCTCAGGTCCCTGGTCGGCCTCCCGTCCGACCTGCGGGCCCGACATCCGAGCCGGTCAGCAGCCAAGGGGCTGCAAGGCCAGAAGCGACAGGGTCCGGCCTTCCTGACCCGTCGGAGGACCAAGAGAGGCGGTCCTATGTCGTGGAGTGGACACGGCCGAGGGCGAGTCAGCCCTCGAAAACATTGAAACGGCGCGGCAACTTTTCCGCGTCGCGCTCCTCCCGGCTGACAAGGCGAAGATTCAGGCTATGAGCCTGAATCAGTTTTTGGACTCGGCCCGCTTTTCCGCAGTTCGGATAGGTTTCGTTTATAGTGATTCTTTTCGCTTTTAACTTTCGTTCATCCTCGGCCTAATTTCTGTTCTTGCTTGCAGCATCTCCACGAGGTCGAGACTTTGATCTCTCGGCGCGGACTATAAGGGGCTCGTCGGTGCTTACGAGCACAGGAGGAGGCCGAGAAGAAGGCGGCGGAGCTCGAGCTCCACAAGAAGGAGCTCTTGCTCAGAGTGGGCGCCACTGAAGACGAAGTCAAGCTCCTGTCGATGGCGCTTGATGAGGAGAAGGCAGCCCACGCTCTGACTAGATCGGAGTTGCGGGCCGCCGAGGCTCGCTTAGCCGAGGCGCGGTCCCTGCTCGTCGTCCGCGAGCAGGCAATAAAGGGTGCAGAGCTCAAGGCCGAGGAGCTCCAAGCTCAGCTCGGAGCCCGGGAAAAGGAGGCCCAGGAGCGAGCCCAGAATGCCGTTCAGCTCTTCCGAGAATCGGAAGAGTTTCAGGAGCTGCTCGAGGAGGAAGCCGTGAACGACCTTATTCAAGGGTTCAACGACTTCCGTAACAACTGCGCCGGCTCTGCCCCAATTTTGATCTCAATTTACTTCAGCCCGGAGCTGGAGACGAGGGCCTCACGGCGGAGCTAGTCGAGGCGACCAGAGAGGCAGCTCCAGAGGCCTTGGAAGGGGCTGGTCGGGGGGCCACTCCCGAGATCACGCCCGGGGGTACTGAAGGCGGCGAGCCCGGGGTTACTGCCGAAGGGGCCGAAGCCGAGGGCGTTGAAATCGAGCCCGGGGAGGTCTCTGCTGGTGATGCCGCGGCAGCCGCCTCTTAACTTtgtactttttcttttccttttgtaaCAAGAGGTCGGCCCGTGTCTACCGCACGGTCGAGACTTAATCTTGTACTTGGCCCTCGggctttttgaatgaaaatatttttgaactttCGTTCTTCTAATTCTAGTTCATTTTTTGGCTAATGTTTCTCCAAGGCTTTGCTGCTCGGATTCCCGAGCTGTTAAGGCACTTTAGACCGAAAGGATGCCCGAGCTTGTTAAGCTCTTAGATTTGAGTCGCAATTTCGCGGCTGTAGAGTTCGGGATCCCAGCTGCGGGGCGCCGTGCTCTAATCATCGTATTAGGTAGCTAGCTTGTAGCTCAAATCGTTGAACCTCCGAGCTCGGGATTGAATTTTACCGAGCGGCCGAAAAAACCGACCTAGGGTTCAAGTAGGCGTGTTCGACCAGATTTTTAGCTCGTAATCGGCTCGGCGGAGGACCCCGGTATTGGCCGgggtattttttattaaaagtatcCAACGTAAGAAACGAATAGGACGTGCGTATCGAACAAGACAGACGCCAATCAGAGCGTACCTTTCCGAGGCTATATGCCCCGTGCCGCGAGCTGTTCATCGTAGAGGACGGCGCCGAACTTAATCCGAAGCATGGGGTCGTAGCCCTTTGGGCTCGTACATGAAGCTGCCGATGGCTTCGAGGCGCCCAGATCTCGATTTAGATCTGACATCGGAACCAAGCATCAATGGTCGGTgaggatcgagccgagctcaatggatggagatcgagccgagctcaatggatggagatcgagccgagctcgatgatcgatggagatcgagccgagctcgacagaTGGAAATCGAGCTGAGCTCGATGGAGGGCCGCATCTCGAACTTTTGGATAACCACGAACATTTATTTCCGGGGAGACCACGAGGGTACTccatcccgaagtatcggggcatcccgaccgtagtcgaggtatttgatggagatcgagccgagctcgatggttgatggagatc carries:
- the LOC103697114 gene encoding protein NPG1-like, which translates into the protein MGFDGDGDGGEGDGMSSVRDVSINGLTMKTAEVEAKLDEGNIQDAESSLREGLSLNYEEARALLGRLEYQRGNVESALRVFDGIDLQTAIQRLQPTFSEKPASRRNRSRTESIHQVSQHAASLVLEAIYLKSMSLQRLGKATEAAQECKSVLDAVEKIFQHGIPDVLVEQKLQETVSKAVEVLPELWKQAGRHQEALASYRRALLSQWNLDEECCVRIQKRFAVFLLYGGVEASPPSLASQVEGSFIPKNNLEEAILLLMILLRKWYLGKTEWDPSVMEHFTFALSLCGETSVLGRHFEEVMPGIYPRCERWYSLALCYSGAGQNRSALNLLRKSLNRHESPNDIMALLLAAKICSDDCLLASEGVEYARRAITNARNGDEHLKCVGLRFLGTCLAKQAKIALSDHARIRLQAEALRSLDEAIALDCHNPDLIFDLGLEYAEQRNMNVALRCAKEFIDATGGSISKGWRLFALVLSAQQRYSEAEVVTDAALDETAKWEQGPLLRIKAKLKVAQSSPTDAVEAYRFLLALVQAQRKTFGSSKNSTQVEDDKVSEFEVWQGLANLYSSLSHWKDAEICLEKARALKPYSAAVLHTEGSMYEVRGETKDALAAYSNALSMELDHVPCKVSVGSLLSKKGLKSLPVARSFLSDALRLESTSRLAWYYLGLVHRDEGRLVDAADCFQAASMLEESDPVECFSSIS